NNNNNNNNNNNNNNNNNNNNNNNNNNNNNNNNNNNNNNNNNNNNNNNNNNNNNNNNNNNNNNNNNNNNNNNNNNNNNNNNNNNNNNNNNNNNNNNNNNNNNNNNNNNNNNNNNNNNNNNNNNNNNNNNNNNNNNNNNNNNNNNNNNNNNNNNNNNNNNNNNNNNNNNNNNNNNNNNNNNNNNNNNNNNNNNNNNNNNNNNNNNNNNNNNNNNNNNNNNNNNNNNNNNNNNNNNNNNNNNNNNNNNNNNNNNNNNNNNNNNNNNNNNNNNNNNNNNNNNNNNNNNNNNNNcacctcgcgtttcaccctcatatttgaacaggaaatatgcaatgtcagcgattttgactataaaaatgcgatttggaccataaaaatgttcgaaaattactcatacataaagataagtggacaaatattaataatcattttatgttatgattttttttttttcttgtcatgatgacaggtgaggctctgcctcacctgcctcccctgaccgcacgtccctgatATATTTCCTATTTCAGGCTGCTTAGTTTGAACTCACCTCGGAAGTGAGTTTGATTGTGTATGTcacaatgtttctttttttacctaaaCAGACAATATAGTGattgaaatgaaataaacatacTTATAACAATTGGTAAAATGtgtaaatctaaaaaagaaaagacaacacATCCATGTAAACAACAttcttttcttaaacaaaatataagctgaaaatgaatggaagattagttttaaaagttaacCCCGTGGTTAAACGTGGTTTAACTTTCCTGGTGAAAAAATTAAGCCTTTCcctaaagatttatttatttcttttaaacctCTACATATTGTTCAGAATTATTGTTAAATTAGTATCTCACTTAACCTGATGCATTTCACACATGCAATCACAGGCGTTGGTGTTTGACTTGCTCAGTGTCAAGGATCGCAAATGTACTTTTTGTCCAAATTGCACATTGTCAGTGGTTTTATAAATCTCCCCCCGccgcccccaccccccaaaTTAGGGCAATTTTTCACCACAGTCCAATCTAAGTCTAATGAGCTTGGGGTCAGAGGGTGAATCTTctgtttttgagatgtgttccTGAGCACATGTAATGATTTCAACAGCAgaattttgttggtttttaatacAGTTCTGTATGATGATTGCAGCCAGTTGGCAAAGGATTTCAGGTTTGTCCATTAAGAATTTCTTTGGATCATTTGGTCTCAACTATTTTAAGCAGCTGAAGAGATTTGTTAACAAGGAtaactgtaaaatatttcattggTTACCaagatattttcttaaaaaaaaaaaaaaaaaaaaaaaaaactacagttgGTAAGCTCACCACTAGATGGGTGTAAAGTTCTTCACTCACTGAATGAGAACATGCTTCCTCATAATCATCATGTCAAGATAAATTTAGACCACGTAAACAGACTTTACTGAAGTCAATCTGAGCTGGGTGTGTTCTGAAAATACAGTCAGTACAAGTTAATGaatagctttaatttttttgttttcatttttttttttctgttcttggtTGAGCAGTAGTTGCAGTCTCTGCCTTCTGACAGTAATACAGCAATAAACAAACTAGCCATGCATATATTTGGGAGAAGCACACTGAAAAAATCAGACAAAGCAAAGAAGATGCAAACTCAACCCATGATGCAAGGACCTGCAAGTGTGTATCTTCATCCCCTATGTGGTTATCTGCTTAGCGACTTCTCAGTTTAGTGGCGGCTTGTGTGCAGTAGTCTTAGCGAACATAACGAATGCTGATCCCACCTGCCTTTAGCTGGTCTTAGACAATGGGTTGGACAACAGGAGCTGAGCGGGTGTGGTACTGGATAAACACTGGTCACTGGATAAACCTTGCTGTCCATCTCTCACCACCAGGCAATGCCGGCTCATGACCAGTGATGGACAACAAGCGCTGTCAGTGGAGGTGATAAAAGTAGCACACACTCTTTTTTAGGTTCAGCCAGTtataatataaatttaaaactatAGTAAAGGGACTTCTTTTTGCTATTTTCTGAAGTAAGACACAAGCTCCACTCTCTGGTTGATGACTTGAGCTAGAAGTGCATGTTGAAAGACAGCATTAAGTAACTGAATGAGAgtctttgtctctcttttgAGCCCACCTTTCTTGCCTTTCTCTCTGCTTCGAAACTCTGACGTCtattgaaagattttttttaaagtcagtgtgACCTCACTGATACTCCACTCTGCCTCTTGAAGACAGTTAGGAGTAGAATAAAGAGGATGAAACAATGCTAACGCATGttggaaattaaattaacatcatGTTGGCTTCTtagcacacgcacacacactcacgtgATTATACACACACGACCCATCTGTGCACTTCTCTCTATTGTGGGAAGCGATTACTCATCGTCCGTCCTTCCCGTCTGGTCCACATAGCCAACCAGGAATGCTTCAAACACACAGCGTCtcttacaataaaaacaataagcaGTATGGAGCATTTGgttgtctggttttgttttttcctatgTCTTATTACGTCATTCTTGCATTTAATAGAAATGTTCTGAGTTGTACAtatcaattatttaaaaaaatatctctaCAGAAGTTTATTGTTCTTCCTCCTGATGCTgtagcacattttgtttttaccactTCAGCTCTGTAAGACTGATGGGTGTACGATTTCCACTGTTTGCTCTTGTCTCTGTGGCCCTTCTTATAAAGAGCTGCAAAAGAAGGGCTAACCAGTAAGCCGGGAGCTTGTGACTGCCACCAAACCTCTCACTGGTGTATTAGAGCACTGTTTACTAAGTCTCTAAAGAATAACCTGGAGGCTTCCCTGTGAGGCATTTTGTCCCATCTAGTTTCCACATTTGAAAAGGTGCATCATAATGTCATATTATTACCACTGCAAAATGTAGTTCAAAATTAATAGTTataaaaagtagattttattttggaaataagCATTACATGAtgagtttgtttgcagtttatACTATGAAAATTGAGTCAACAGATACTTCACTCAGCTCAAAACCTGGTGACATGGTAGATCCGTGTTCATTTGCAGGGCTGCTTACTGCATGTCCAACATGCTGTTGCTCTTATTTTTTGTCCATCAGTCTGGCTGCTATTCAGCAAAAAATAGTGTGTGATGAAAGTGATTACAAAGAAATACCAGTGCTGGTTACCAGATCTTTTCTATGCACAAGAATCAATATATCAAAGTGAAAcataatgtgtgtgtttcatttggCTGTTGCTTTCTGCAGTGATTGTCGCAGTAACTAAATTTGCATGAAAgatttgacaaatgtttttttcatcagatgcccttcctgatgcaacctgggctcaaacctgcagcctcaggattaggAGACCACAGCCCCCGCCCTCTTAAAGTCAAACattaaatgtcaaactttaaatGTCAAGACATGAGGATGAACTCAATCCTTTCAATGGACTTtcagcaagaaaaaagaaactgatcagTTTTCATTGATATCAGCTTGATTCCTGCTAATAGGAGGCATCAAGCGTCACAGACTCCTGCTGCTTGGAGCCACATTTTACCCTTTGTGCCCATGCTTCTCACTTCCTAATTGTTTAATTATAGTGCTTACTTTAACAGGATTTGACCTCTGGGTGGTGTTCACTCTAATGGATACAGCTTGCAACTTTCCTGGCTGAAGGCTAAAGGATTTGCTGGGTGTTTGCGGGGGCTGGGGAGCCAAATGTATCAACGGAGGAGAAACTTTACTAATGTCTATAAGATTATCACGAGGAAAATGCTTGTGTTCCTGGATGGGGAAGGAATTGCGGAAAGGACCGTACCTTCTGTGTGAAGAAGAGTTTATTGCTCAGTTGTTTGTGCAACTTGTGTCTGAAATTCCATCTGAATGtttgcaactttttaaaatgaaagtaactGCGCAAGCACGATTggttgtgtgtttcagtgtgtgtgagaACCACGTTCACCGCTTTAGCAGGGCAGTGTAGCGTGCAGTACAGGAGTGATCAGAGGCGGCCCAGGCCAGCACTGCTCCAGTACCCTGGTAATCCCCACGTTTTCAGGAGCCCTGGCCCGTACTTGATGAGCTTGAGCAAGAAAAGgttgttctctctctctctctctctctctctctctctctctctctctctctctctctctctctttctctctctctctctcccttttcaTTCTCATGCCTCCCACCTCCAGTCTCTCTCCATTCCCTGAAGCCACTTTGCGAATGAATGGATTCCAAGTGTTTACTCAGCAACTTTGTCTGTTCCTCTCACCCTCTGTGCATCTCTGGATTTCATCTAAAAGAGAAAGAACCTGTGGAGCCGCGTCcatcaaaaaaagaacaaggagTGTAAAACTAGCAGCAAACTGGGGgacattattttgaaaacacccttttcacctgttttttaaaatttatttaataaaaatctataaTGAGTCAAAATGTGCATCTTAACTCAAGTAGGAGAATAACAGGGGTTCAGAAGAGTCTTTGACAAGAATTTTTAGATTTCAGGTTATAACAGAAATGTTACATAAGAAAGATGTTGTCACTGTTTGtacctgaaaacaaaatgacaaccgagaagcttcttttttcaaatattttaacttttgcttcttgtgtccaaaacaacaacaacaacaacaacaacaaactagaTAAACTAGTAGAAGTTAGGTTGTGGATCATTTTAGTCTTTAATTTTGTGCTATCATGGCATTTTCAGGATAGTGTGGAAATTTCCTTAAAAGTTGTTATCAAAAAAGCTTACAAATCTTATTCATTGTATTATTTGCAACTGATTGaaattttaaacagagaaaatactTTTTCCATCATCATTTACAATTAGGCATCAATTACAGATGTCAGAAAAGCTAAGCATAACAACAAAATAGTcaaaatattgtgcaaattGACACCTAGTTGAACATATTACATCTCATTTCTTTAATAGTTAAAAATGAATTAGGATAAATCAGAAAGTCTTTTAGTAGAAAAGAAGGCAAAAGATTCAGATGTGAGAGAATGAATGATGTTCCTTAAAGCAGACATCAATACCTTCTGAAGGCtgcatctaaaaacaaacacaaagaagacactTTTGATTGCGGCAACCTTCTTAACTCATTTAAAAGGGactaaatcaaaatgaaaatgaagattTCAAATTTACACCTCTGAGCAGAAAGGtcccaagcagcttcatgtccAAATCTATCATTTATGATAGTATTGTCTGTTGCATGGGTGTCTCTGTAAATAGCTTGTTAATGGTGAACAACACTGTCACCAAAGAAACCAGTCATTCGCTTACTTATAATCCTTAGAAATTATTGTCGTCAGTTTTGTTGCTGCACATTTTACTCAGCTTTTCAAAgcttccttcaaaataagacagaTAGACGTTTTGCACTCTTGGGTTGAGAGACTCATGCTGTAATTAGAGAAAAGGTAAATTTAGGCGTTTTGCCACTCAGACATAGTAGGTGAATATGTGTACTGTACAGTGTCCAGTCCATTCGCAGAACTGAGGAACAAGTGTTGCGTTGAGGTGAGGAGAGGTGAAGGGAGGCTCCGATGGGGTGGTGTGGTTTGGGAGGGGATTAGCAAGAGGCCGCAAGCCCCGAGGCAGAGGGCCTCGTTTCCTGGCCTGAGCCCCTGTTTGTCCTGCCTGACCTGGCAGCTCTGGGGGCAGATCCTGCCTGGATACATCCCCGCTCCCACGCCTGTCTGAAGCTGTTAACCACTGGCTGTGAGTAGGTAGCTGGGCTTAGTGATGTCTGAGCTGTGgctgggtggtggtggtggtgcgaGGGGATGTCCAGTCATCTGTGGGAGGGGGTTACCAGCTGCTGTGTGCTGGCAGAAAGTGGTAAAACAGGCTGTATGAGGTGATTAATATTAACTTTCCATTAGCTGGTCAATGgattaatcattttaaaggaaaaatccaAGATGTTGTCTTGAAATTTTTCAaagatgtgctttttttgtctctatcTTCCACGACTTGACAGCACTTGTGCAAAATGGGCTAAACAGTAGGAAAAGCCATTTTTCATGTTTGGCCCacgtgttgctgttttttaaatatcagttttacaaaagaCACAATTTGATTTAGTGTGTAGACACTAGAGGATGAAACTGAATGGTTCAAATGTTACTCGTTGTTGAATTAAAGGTGGTTTTTGTGAAATCTTTCAGTGAACATTCAGTGATTTCTTGAACTTTATGTACGCATTTCctgttcatttctttaattttttctttaatttgccACCTGCATGTCACCAGGTTCTAAAACGTCCATGCATCATTGTGACACTGCCCTGTTCAGACATTGTTACACAACTTGTCTTGCTGTTAAAATCAAGGGGAACTGATTAACTGTAACCCTTTATTGtcctaaaacaatcaaataaaaggGCTGTGGCTTTCATGGTGCTTAAAGGGTGTTGTCTGTGCAACAACTGTGTGCACAACAGTGTTTTTACTTCAAAATCCATAAGATAACAGGTCTCCTCTCCCCTAAGAGGGCTGTTTGATTATCacttttcaaaaatgaaaatgaaatgcaaGGATATTGACTTTACTTCCTCAACAGCTTTGATAGCTCAAttgcttgttttcagagccttgttattattttttcagtgGTTAGATTGGCTGTTGGGTTTGGAGTGTATACTATAGTAATGTGCAGATCTGTGCGTGTTGTTTCTGCCCTGAATATACAGCTGTCAGTGAAAGGCCAGACAACGGCAGAGATGCAGAGAAAGGAtcactaaaactaaactaaatcgctgtttgtgtttcagacatAACCCCTCAGTAAAACAGACAGTTTTGGATTAGGACAACAGGTCTGTGGTGTTCAGTGGCTGCTGGCCACACAGCTTTCATTGTAAAAAAGCGCTTGCCACCCTATTTGTAGGCTAGTtataattttatacattttgcacaatgctGAAAGTCAATAACATCATCTGCACAGAACCTTGATCTCTAACTAAACAGTTCCGAGTTCACACACATGAGGAGACGGTTTCAAGAGTTTAACACCTGTTCTGTGCACTTAATTATACACGGTACCTCTTCTGTTGAGACTGTTCTCAAACCCATCACAAATGTTTTGCgaaaaaaattatcaaaaattttaaaatgatgttgaaaataaaattcaggACTCTGTGTTTCAAGACAAATTTCTGAGGAAATATTATGTCTTAACTAAATTAGTGAAAACCGGAAGTTGGTTTAACAGCACTTGGTTAAATCTGGTTTTATGTAATTTGTGCAATTCACATGCTTAGACAAATAACTTGAATGCATGAAATTAAGTCTAAAAGTTAACTTTTCCTGCCACAATAAACTCTGACCCATTGCTGGAAGCTGCAGGCCCCCAACTTTGCCACCTCAAGAATAAAATCTCTTGATGCAGCCACTGGTGTTTGTGAATTGCAAGGACTAAATAGGCTGAAAAAGCAGAGGTTTATTTGTCTTAAtgacttttttagtttttgttctttgacaaaaatgaacaattattattgtAAACCTGTAAAATGTCTCTATGAAGTTGTAGGGGGAACAGACACTTTGCTGGTGGGAGGGTATTGGTCCTCCTGCGTCAATCATCACTTTAGAGCCAGTGACGTCACTGCTGCCCGGTCTTATAAAACTGTCAGCGCCTTTCCCTCACCTGgactgacacacacaccaccccaaACCGAAAGGCAGGCCAAGAGCTCATTTTGGCCACAGCAAAGAGGGGGGGTATTGTCAGAGAGCTGCTTCCTCCGTTCTCCTCAGCTGATCCTGACATTATTTCGTTTATGACTCTGGCAAACTACTCCTACTTCTCTGGCATGATGTGCAACATGACCGCAGAGCCCTCGCCAGCAGAGGCCAGCCCTGTGGTCATGTCTCCCAACGTGAGCCTGGACTCCCCGCTGCCCCCGCCGCCTCTGATGCTGCAGGCCCGCTCCAAGGACAACGTCCTGATCAAGTCTGAGCCGCGGGGGAGCAGCCCCGGCACGGAGGATGGAGGCGCTCCGGGTCAGACCGAGGAGCACCTGCCCGCGGGCAGCCGCCGCAGGAAGAGGCCCGTACAGAGGGGCAAGCCCCCCTACAGCTACATCGCCCTCATCGCCATGGCCATTGCCAACTCCCCGGAGAGGAAGCTCACCCTGGGGGGCATTTATAAGTTCATTATGGAGCGCTTTCCTTTCTACAGGGAGAACTCCAAAAAGTGGCAGAACTCCATCCGCCACAACTTGACCCTGAACGACTGCTTTGTGAAGATCCCCAGGGAGCCCGGCAGACCCGGGAAGGGCAACTACTGGACTCTGGACCCGGCGGCGGAGGATATGTTTGATAACGGGAGCTTCttgaggaggagaaagaggttTAAGCGCACAGATGTGAGCACCTACCCGGGCTACATGCAGAGCTCCAGCGCCTTTACCCCCACGCCGATGGGCCGGTCGCCGTACCCCAACACCCTGTACGCCGGGATCGGGTCAGGGTACGGGTCCCAGCTGACGGCCACGTCCCCGCATCCGGCCATGATGCATCACTACCAGACCCCGTCCTCCGGGATGGGCCAGGGAGGACAGCCGCGCATGTTCAGCATCGACAACCTCATCAGTCAGCAGACAGGGGCGCAGGGCGCAGAGCTGAACCCCCAAAGCCTGGGTCTGGGCGGCGCCGAGCTGGGCGCCATGGCCTCCAGCTGCTCGGTCGCCGGCACTGAGCCGTGTTTCCAGAACCAGACTGTCAACCCGAACATGAACAGAAATGGCCTGAGCTCTGGGTACCcttactcctcctcctcttcctcggccTCCCCTCCGAGCCTGGCCTCCTCCATGAACCAGGCCGGGCCCGGGTTCTCGGGGGGCTCTCAGGTGTACTGCCCCGGGAACCGGCTGTCCCTGCCGGGTCTGCGCCACAGCTCCTGCTCGGAGCACACGGAGCAGCTGCTGGGCCTGTCCGCCCCCATTAACTCCTACAACAACAGCTACATGAGACAGGGCAGCTTCGGCTCAGGGCTGGAGAGGTACATGTGAGACATACCTGCGCACAATGAAGTGATCCCACTTCCTATTTTAATCTTCATTCAAGCAgatttgttcatgtgttcacCTCAGAATAAAACATTCCTCTTTAAACTTAAAGCCATTTAGACTCATTTAACACATTCCATCTCTACATGAGTTGTGTTGTTaccgttttttttctctgtttacatgttgtattattttcagttctgatatttttgtataaaaatagttgttttttttctgacccaaagaatttcttttttaaaaagtgtgataTCATTGCTGACAACAAGGCGCtggaaataaagttttttttattcattaaaatcaaaatctcttttatttcttgtgttcGTGAAAATGCCAGTGTTGCTTTGTAGCTTATCTTCAACattaattggtaaaaaaaaaaaaaaactatatcaACACaatttgattagttttttttttatatataggaCCAATTAATTCAAAtccagaaaatattttaatcgAAAGGCAGCAAAGTTAAAGTTCTCTGTAGCCTTTATAAGAAACACATAAACAGGATGTTTAAGCAGTTCTggtattttatttgatttaagaAAATACTACAatgcatttagatttttttaatggagtgagttttatttcttatatcTTATTTAAGTGTTTGTCTGACATCAATACTCTGAACAGATGAAGCCAGGAAACAAGAtagttaattaattaaaactaGGATTTTACCATAAAACCAGTCAAAACAAGTCTACTGATCCACTCAACCGATAAGCTGAAAGGGAGGAATAAAAGATTGTTTATAATATTTGGATTCAAATAAGTATATAAATACACTATTTAGGTCATAAATAAGAAATGAACAAATACTTTGAGCTGTCTGATTATATTTGGATGAACAAACCTAAACTCTAACTACAAACTACAAATCTAACTCAGTATCAACAACAGTCGGCATCTCTacagaaagaaattattattatttgcaaataacaaaactatttattcttcttgtcaactgttttttcttcttttttttgaaaatgagaagaaaacatctttaataAGACCAATAATTTACATTCAGTGTAGCCTGTTGACAACATTTACAAAGCCTGGACAATAACCAATAAATGTAAACCACGGTTTAATGACAGGGACAACAACAGAcgccataataataataataataataataataat
The Kryptolebias marmoratus isolate JLee-2015 linkage group LG24, ASM164957v2, whole genome shotgun sequence DNA segment above includes these coding regions:
- the foxe3 gene encoding forkhead box protein E3, whose protein sequence is MTLANYSYFSGMMCNMTAEPSPAEASPVVMSPNVSLDSPLPPPPLMLQARSKDNVLIKSEPRGSSPGTEDGGAPGQTEEHLPAGSRRRKRPVQRGKPPYSYIALIAMAIANSPERKLTLGGIYKFIMERFPFYRENSKKWQNSIRHNLTLNDCFVKIPREPGRPGKGNYWTLDPAAEDMFDNGSFLRRRKRFKRTDVSTYPGYMQSSSAFTPTPMGRSPYPNTLYAGIGSGYGSQLTATSPHPAMMHHYQTPSSGMGQGGQPRMFSIDNLISQQTGAQGAELNPQSLGLGGAELGAMASSCSVAGTEPCFQNQTVNPNMNRNGLSSGYPYSSSSSSASPPSLASSMNQAGPGFSGGSQVYCPGNRLSLPGLRHSSCSEHTEQLLGLSAPINSYNNSYMRQGSFGSGLERYM